The Microbulbifer sp. YPW1 genome contains the following window.
TTTCATGAAATCCCTGTAGAATCTGCCGCAGAATTCAACCGGAGCGACTCCAAATGAAAAAAATAACCGTGGCTATCTGCACCGCACTGGCTTCCGTTTCCGCCAGCGCTGACACCATCCTCGGCTTTGACGCCACCCTGGGCGCCTGGAAACCCGCCTACAGTGGCGCCGTGGGCGTGGACGACTTCAACGTGGACGAGTTCACCCTCGCTGAAGACAACGTCACCTTCATCCAGGCCGCCCTCGAGCATCCGATCCCGCTGGTCCCGAATATCCTCGTTGCCCACAGCAGCATCGAAACCAATGGCGAGGCCATGCTGAGCGAGAGCGTCACCTTTGGCGACGAGACCTTTCTGGTTGGCTCCGAAATCAATGGTGACATCAACCTCACCCACACCGACGCCACCCTCTACTACGAGATCCTGGACAACTGGGTAA
Protein-coding sequences here:
- a CDS encoding TIGR04219 family outer membrane beta-barrel protein, with amino-acid sequence MKKITVAICTALASVSASADTILGFDATLGAWKPAYSGAVGVDDFNVDEFTLAEDNVTFIQAALEHPIPLVPNILVAHSSIETNGEAMLSESVTFGDETFLVGSEINGDINLTHTDATLYYEILDNWVNLDVGLTARMYSGDMSVTSDFQSEDIELSGVLPMVYGQARFDLPFTGWSIIAQGNGTSYNGDSHTDLTAKVRWDFVPALDFAIEAGYRSMTLDVKELDSFQSDLEIKGPYLGLNLHL